GCGCATCCGGGATGTCGGCGGAACTGATCGGCGCGTCCCCGACCGGAATGCCGCGCAGTCCCGGTGACACGTTGAAGGTGCCAATTTCTGCGGCCAGTTTCTCGATCGCGCTCATCGAAACACTCACTCCGAAACGACGTATTGGTCGAGGCGATCCCGTTCGATCGCTTCGCGCGGCCTATCGTTGGGCTTGCCATAACCTCCGCCGCCGGGAAGCTCGATAACCAGTCTCTTGCCTTCTGGGACGAACTGCCGGCCCTTTGCATTCAGAGTGGTGCCGTCGTTGAGATAGGCGCGGCCCGAGGCGCCATTTTCGCCCCCTTCCCGGCCCCTCGCCGCGTTTTCGACGCGGTCGAACATGGCGTTAAAGTAGAATTCATGACCGTCTGTCGGTGCGATCTCAACGACTTGACCGAGACCGCCGCGCTGGCGCCCCTCGCCGCCCGATCCGTTCCGCAATTCTTTGCGCCAAACAATGACAGGTCCCACGTGTTCAGTTGCTTCCACCGACATGCTGTGGACGCCGCTTGGAAAAGCAGTCGCATTGAGCCCGTCGAGCGTCGGGCGCGCGCCGCTTCCGCCGGAATTGAACATCAGGATCTCGGTGCGGTGCAGATCGAAGCCGTTAGCTGTACGGCCTTGAGATGGGCGGGCGCTGAGATGGATATTCCACAGGGCGCCAGCGCCTTCCGCCGGAACGGTGTCGGGCAGCATCTTATGGACTGCGCCGAGCACGGTATCCGGAACGAAATGACCGAGCACGTGGCGAACAGCAACCGGCGCCGGTCGCTGCGCGTTCAAAATGCAATTCTCCGGCGCAACGATCCTGAACGGCTTCAGGGACGCCGCATTGTTCGGAATCTCCGGTGCCAGCGAGCATTTCAAGCCGTATGCGGCGTATGCGGTCGTATAGATCAGCGGGACGTTGATGCCGAGGGGACTGGGCGGCGATGTACCATCGAAGTCGGCGATGATTTCGTCCTTTCGCACCTCGAGCTTTACGACCATGTCGATCGCCGATCCGTAACCGTCCACGCGCATCGAGTTGCGGTAGATACCCGCGGGCAGTTCGGCGATGCGGTCGACGGTAGCCTGGTAGGAGTGATCGAAGATGAACTTCGCAAGATCCTCTATGTCGGCAATATCGAATTCGGCGAGCATTTCGAGAAGCCGCTTGTGACCGATCTCATTGCAGGCGGCGAGCGAATATAGATCTCCAACAACCTGGTCGGCCTCGCGTACGTTGTTGCGAACGATGTTGATCAGATCGCGGTTTACCGCGCCTCGCTCCGCGAATTTCATGATCGGGATGAAGATGCCTTCTTCGTACACTTCGCCAGCGTCGGGACCGAAGCCGCGCCCGCCGACATCGACGACGTGCGCAGTACATGCGAAAAAGCCTATGAGCCTGCCCTTGTGGAAGGATGGGCTGACGACCGTGAAGTCGTGTAGATGTCCGGTGCCCTTCCAGGGATCGTTGGTGATGTAGACGTCACCCTCGAAAATATTGTCGCGTCCGATCGTGTGGATGAAATGACCTACGGCTTCGCCCATGGCGTTCACATGTCCGGGCGTTCCCGTCACGGCCTGTGCGACCATTTCACCGGCAATATTAAATACACCGGCTGAAAGGTCACCCGCCTCGCGCACGCTCGTGCTAAAAGCGGTGCGCACCAGGGTCAGAGCCTGCTCTTCGACCACGGAGATGAGCCTGTTCCACATGATCTGGAGCCGCATCTCGGCGATTGCATCGCGTTTCTGTGTCATGGCCTTTTCCTTATGCGTTCTTTGAAGTCACAAGCAGGCAGCCATCAGGCTGCATGATCGCCTCGTAGGATGACGAGATGATCGTCGTCGTTTCGCACTCCACGATCGCGGCCGGACCGGAGACGTACTCGCCAACCTTCAGCTCGGTTCGCTCGACGATGTCGGCCGGCAGATATTTTCCCGCACGAGCGTCGAACATCTCTCGTTGCACCGGCACTTTGGCCGCCTGAGTTTTCGAAGCCCGCCGAACGGGCTGCGCCTCATGGATCGGGGAACTGGCGCGAAGCGACCAACTGATGATTTCCGCGTCGAGACCATCGATCGCCCTGCCAAAATAAGCGGCGTAGGCGTCTTCGAACTGCTGGCGCAGAGACGCACCGTCCTTGTCCGTGTACTCTCTTATTTCCACGATGACCGGGATTTCCCAGCCCTGGCCGACGTAGCGGACATAGGCTGTGCATTCCATCTCCACCTCGGCTTTGGGATCGGCCGCATGCACGAAGCGCGTGGCCTCGTCCTGCAATTCTTTCAGTACGGAATTCACCTTGCCGGCTTCGAACCGTGCGAAGCGGACATAGGCACTCCGCACGGATTCGAAGGCAATGGGTGCACGCAAAAATCCAATGGCGGACCCGACACCCGCGCCCGGAGGAATCAGGAGCTCCTTCATCCCGAGCTTTTCGCAAAGCCGGGAGGCATGCAGCGGAGCGGCGCCACCGAACGCGATCATGCTGTACTCGGCAAGCTCCTTGCCATTTTCGACCGCGTGCATGCGGGCGGCGTTCGCCATGCTTTCGTCGACGACCTCGCAGACGCCGAAAGCGGCGGCATTTTCGTCAATGCTGAGTTTGGCGCCGACCTCGCGGGAAAGCGTGCTCTTCGAATTGTCGGAACGGAGCTTGATCGAGCCGCCTGCGAAGTTGTCGGCGTCCAGTCGGCCAAGCAGCAAATCGGCGTCCGTGACCGTAGGCCGGTCACCGCCGCGGCCGTAACAGGCAGGCCCAGGCTCGGATGCGGCGCTATGAGGACCGACACGAATCTGCTTCATCCCATCGACGGAGGCGATGGAACCGCCGCCGGCGCCGATCTCGATCATCTCGATAACCGGGATGGAAATCGGCATGCCGCTGCCCTTTTTGAAGCGATAGGTTCTCGCCACTTCGAACGTCTTGGCGGTTTTCGGGGTAGCGTCGTCGATCAGGCAAATTTTTGCGGTCGTTCCGCCCATGTCGTAGGAGAGAACGCGGTCAAGGCCGTACCGCTTGGCAACTTCGGCAGCAAAGATGGCGCCGCCGGCCGGTCCGGATTCCAGCAAGCGGACCGGGAATTCAGCGGCGCTGTCAACGGTGATGATGCCTCCGCCCGAATGGATCATAAATACGGGGCAATGTGCACCCGCCTGGCGCAGCTTGTCGACAAGCCGATTGAGATAGGACGCCATCAGCGGCTTCACATAGGCATTGGCGCAAACGGTGTTAAAGCGTTGGAACTCGCGCATCTGTGGCGAGACTTCGCTCGATATCGATATCGAAATTCTGGGAATTTCGGCTGCGAGAATGTCGCGGACCTTCTTTTCGTGAATGTCGTTCACATAAGAGTGCATGAAGCCGATGGCGACGCTTTCATATTCACCCGCTTTGATGGAGACAGCCAGCGCGGCAACCTCGGCCTCGTCCAGGGGTTTCAAGACCTCCCCATCGGAGCCGACGCGCTCATCGACGACGAGTCGGTCGCGGCGCGGGATCAGCGCAGGGGGAAGCACGATATTGAGATCGTAGAGCTCGAAGCGGTTTTCGGTTCGCATCTCGATGACGTCACGAAAGCCGCGGGTCGTGACGAATGCCGTCTTGGCGCCACGCCGCTCGATGAGCGAGTTCGTCGCAAGCGTCGTTCCATGGATGATAGTGCCCACTTCTGAGAACGGCAGGGAGGCGTCGCCCAGGACCCCCGCGATGCCTTCGATGATAGCCGCCTCAGGCGCGGTATAGTTCGTGAGGACCTTGGTCGAGAAGATCTTGCCTTGGTACTCCATCGCAACATCGGTAAACGTGCCGCCGATGTCGACGCCGATCCTGGCCTTTTGGTTGTCCATCTATCTATGCCCTATCCTCGGGAACCCATTGTGATTCACGTCCGCCCGCTCGTTACCTTTTTTCGTCTGCGGCCCAAAGCCGGCCTGGCGGTCAAGATCGTACCTGTAGCCTGATAGAGATATGATCTCTTGTCAATAGATTGTTTAGGCTGCCCTTGAATATCTTATGGGTCGGCAACTCCTGAGGCTGAAATTCTCTTGGAAATCCAGGGCTTCAACTTCACGATGGACATAGGGCACGTGAAAGGGCAAACATGTGCCGAGCAAGATATGATCACCGAGGCTTAAGGTTGGAGGCATTCACTTGAGCGCGACGAAGAAGAACACGCTGACATTGAAGACGGAGAAGGCCTTGCGGGAGCGCATCCTCGACGATTCCATCAAGGTGGGCGACAAATTGCCGACGGAAAAGGCGCTGGCACTTGAGTTCGGGGTAAGCCGAACAGTAATCCGAGAGGCGGTTGCGGCTCTGCGCGCGGATGGGCTGCTGGAAGCCAAGCACGGTGTCGGGGTTTTCGTTTCCCAGAAGGCGGAGCCAGAAGCTAACTCACAGCAAGGCGTTGGAAATCTGCATTTTTCGGCTTCCATGCTTGATATCCTCGAGTTGCGTATGGCGGTCGAGGTGCATGCGGCCGGCCTTGCCGCAGCACGTAGATCTTGGGCGCAGGAAGCAAAAATTTGGGAAGCGGCAGACCGGTTTCGAGCGGCGCTTGCCGATAACGCGCCGACCGAGGAAGCGGACTGGACCTTTCATCGCTCGATTTCGGAAGCGACAAACAATGAAGCTTTCATCGAATTCTTTGACCGGCTAGGCCTTTCCATCCTCCCACGCCGTGCTTTGGAAGGCGCCAAGCGTGGGACGCTCATAACCCATCAATACCTTGAGAAGTCGGTCGGCGAGCATCACGCGATCTGCGAGGCGATCGCGCATCAAGACGTCGAGGCGGCGCGTGATGCCATGAAGAATCACATTGGCAGAAGCCAGATGCGTTACCGGGGACTGATGGTGCAGGCTCGGAAAACTACCGAGGAACAAGACAATACGCTTGACGACGCCACATAAGATATGATCTCTTTGAATTGTGATAAGATGACATCGGGCGTGGAATTGACCTCGCCTGATTTGTCCTCATAGCGCGGCCCCGGGTGCGGCTGCGCATTCACGCCCTGCGGGCGGCGGTCGTGGTTGCATGCTCCGGTTTCGATCGAGCGAAGGCCTAATGCCGTCTGCGAACGAAGCGCCGGCCGGTGTGATGGCGGCTCAGTATGATCGGAAGCAAAGCTATGTGCTCGAATACATCCACCATCCAAACTGATGTCGTCGTCATCGGGCTTGGCGCGATGGGAGCTTCTACGCTCTATCAACTCGCCAAGCGGGGTGAGCGAGTTCTAGGCATAGATCGGTTCGTTCCTCCGCACGCAAAAGGATCCAGCCACGGCGGTACTCGGGTGACCCGAGAAGCAGTCGGCGAAGGTCCGGCATACGTTCCCCTTGCAGTGCGTTCTCATGAGATCATTGCAGATCTAGAAAAGGAGTTCGGCGAGACTTTCCTTGTGAAGTCGGGAACGCTCATTGTCGGATCGCCGATGAACGGAGCCACACCGCTTCACGGGGCGCAGGATTTTCTAGCCAGCAGCATCGCCATGGCCGAGCAGTTCGGCGTCGAGCATGAAATT
This sequence is a window from Rhizobium sp. CIAT894. Protein-coding genes within it:
- a CDS encoding hydantoinase B/oxoprolinase family protein, which translates into the protein MTQKRDAIAEMRLQIMWNRLISVVEEQALTLVRTAFSTSVREAGDLSAGVFNIAGEMVAQAVTGTPGHVNAMGEAVGHFIHTIGRDNIFEGDVYITNDPWKGTGHLHDFTVVSPSFHKGRLIGFFACTAHVVDVGGRGFGPDAGEVYEEGIFIPIMKFAERGAVNRDLINIVRNNVREADQVVGDLYSLAACNEIGHKRLLEMLAEFDIADIEDLAKFIFDHSYQATVDRIAELPAGIYRNSMRVDGYGSAIDMVVKLEVRKDEIIADFDGTSPPSPLGINVPLIYTTAYAAYGLKCSLAPEIPNNAASLKPFRIVAPENCILNAQRPAPVAVRHVLGHFVPDTVLGAVHKMLPDTVPAEGAGALWNIHLSARPSQGRTANGFDLHRTEILMFNSGGSGARPTLDGLNATAFPSGVHSMSVEATEHVGPVIVWRKELRNGSGGEGRQRGGLGQVVEIAPTDGHEFYFNAMFDRVENAARGREGGENGASGRAYLNDGTTLNAKGRQFVPEGKRLVIELPGGGGYGKPNDRPREAIERDRLDQYVVSE
- a CDS encoding hydantoinase/oxoprolinase family protein — translated: MDNQKARIGVDIGGTFTDVAMEYQGKIFSTKVLTNYTAPEAAIIEGIAGVLGDASLPFSEVGTIIHGTTLATNSLIERRGAKTAFVTTRGFRDVIEMRTENRFELYDLNIVLPPALIPRRDRLVVDERVGSDGEVLKPLDEAEVAALAVSIKAGEYESVAIGFMHSYVNDIHEKKVRDILAAEIPRISISISSEVSPQMREFQRFNTVCANAYVKPLMASYLNRLVDKLRQAGAHCPVFMIHSGGGIITVDSAAEFPVRLLESGPAGGAIFAAEVAKRYGLDRVLSYDMGGTTAKICLIDDATPKTAKTFEVARTYRFKKGSGMPISIPVIEMIEIGAGGGSIASVDGMKQIRVGPHSAASEPGPACYGRGGDRPTVTDADLLLGRLDADNFAGGSIKLRSDNSKSTLSREVGAKLSIDENAAAFGVCEVVDESMANAARMHAVENGKELAEYSMIAFGGAAPLHASRLCEKLGMKELLIPPGAGVGSAIGFLRAPIAFESVRSAYVRFARFEAGKVNSVLKELQDEATRFVHAADPKAEVEMECTAYVRYVGQGWEIPVIVEIREYTDKDGASLRQQFEDAYAAYFGRAIDGLDAEIISWSLRASSPIHEAQPVRRASKTQAAKVPVQREMFDARAGKYLPADIVERTELKVGEYVSGPAAIVECETTTIISSSYEAIMQPDGCLLVTSKNA
- a CDS encoding FadR/GntR family transcriptional regulator, producing the protein MSATKKNTLTLKTEKALRERILDDSIKVGDKLPTEKALALEFGVSRTVIREAVAALRADGLLEAKHGVGVFVSQKAEPEANSQQGVGNLHFSASMLDILELRMAVEVHAAGLAAARRSWAQEAKIWEAADRFRAALADNAPTEEADWTFHRSISEATNNEAFIEFFDRLGLSILPRRALEGAKRGTLITHQYLEKSVGEHHAICEAIAHQDVEAARDAMKNHIGRSQMRYRGLMVQARKTTEEQDNTLDDAT